From the genome of Paraburkholderia aromaticivorans, one region includes:
- a CDS encoding response regulator transcription factor has translation MRDTAEVSTPIRAIIADDHPLVLLAIENLMGGYPNMEIVGRAADATELFTEVDRGSCDLVLMDLYMPGGSDGSGLEVVRQFKMRYPEIALVVLTMETEAAELQKVISLGADALVSKRDRIDLIHVAVVTALARECYVGPAVRALIADATVTQRLDFVRQMLSRRELEVFTQYASGFGVTEIAARLGRSVKTISAQKCTAMRKLALHSDAELFRFAVEYGVIPEERVQNR, from the coding sequence ATGCGCGATACCGCTGAGGTAAGCACGCCCATTCGAGCCATCATCGCGGACGATCATCCACTGGTGCTGCTGGCGATTGAAAATCTGATGGGCGGTTATCCGAATATGGAGATTGTCGGTCGCGCGGCGGACGCGACAGAACTCTTCACGGAAGTCGACCGCGGTTCATGCGATCTGGTCCTCATGGACCTCTATATGCCGGGCGGTTCGGACGGCAGCGGTCTGGAAGTGGTCAGGCAGTTCAAGATGCGCTACCCCGAGATCGCGCTCGTCGTGCTCACCATGGAAACCGAGGCGGCCGAACTTCAAAAAGTGATTTCTCTCGGCGCCGACGCATTGGTGAGCAAGCGCGACCGGATCGACCTGATCCACGTGGCCGTCGTCACCGCGCTGGCGCGCGAGTGCTATGTCGGGCCGGCGGTGCGCGCATTGATCGCCGACGCAACGGTGACCCAGCGGCTCGATTTTGTCCGGCAGATGTTGTCGCGCCGTGAACTCGAGGTGTTCACGCAGTATGCGTCAGGGTTCGGCGTGACCGAGATCGCCGCCCGTTTGGGGCGCAGCGTCAAAACGATCAGCGCGCAGAAGTGCACGGCAATGCGCAAGCTCGCGCTGCATAGCGATGCGGAACTGTTCCGCTTCGCCGTCGAATACGGTGTGATTCCCGAGGAGCGCGTGCAGAACCGGTGA
- a CDS encoding response regulator transcription factor gives MSLRIILADDHHFVLLGIRATLTMHAGVTIVDEATNPLSLLERLHTTPCDVLVTDLAMPQRSGAADDGLDLVRRIRCDWPHLHIVVMTTLTNAAILRAIVSDGAVSMLGKAESTDELWPAIATTRQGEAYLGRSIVEALARPPDLTCERPPAPRLSGIQAEVVRLLVDGQSISEIAATLGCHRRTVSRKKREAMVKLGVANDPGLFSYVRANGIPGFQSHI, from the coding sequence GTGAGCCTTCGAATTATCCTGGCGGACGATCATCATTTCGTTCTGCTTGGCATCCGCGCGACGTTAACCATGCATGCCGGTGTCACGATCGTCGACGAGGCGACGAATCCCCTATCGCTGCTCGAACGTTTGCACACCACGCCTTGCGACGTGCTCGTCACCGATCTCGCGATGCCGCAACGCTCAGGTGCCGCCGACGACGGCCTCGATCTCGTCCGGCGAATCCGCTGCGACTGGCCGCACTTGCACATCGTGGTGATGACCACGCTGACGAACGCGGCGATCCTCCGCGCCATTGTGTCGGACGGCGCCGTGAGCATGCTCGGCAAGGCGGAGTCGACCGACGAGCTTTGGCCGGCGATCGCCACCACCCGGCAAGGCGAAGCCTACCTTGGACGGTCCATCGTCGAAGCGCTGGCGCGCCCGCCGGACCTGACGTGCGAGCGACCGCCGGCGCCGCGTTTATCGGGTATCCAGGCGGAAGTCGTCAGGCTGCTGGTGGACGGCCAGTCGATCTCTGAAATCGCGGCGACGCTAGGCTGTCACCGTCGAACGGTCAGCAGGAAAAAGCGCGAGGCAATGGTCAAACTCGGTGTCGCCAACGATCCCGGTCTTTTCTCGTACGTTCGCGCAAATGGAATTCCTGGTTTTCAATCGCATATCTAA
- a CDS encoding transposase, translating into MKLWTAWWDAIWLLRPAFSRLRSFMWFATVVAGLTVRTELLGVTSIVRALKLRPALYNKLRDSLHSDAVQLDQLSALWTQTVLRLFPDPLRVNGRLVLVGDGIKVAKSGRKMPGVKLLHQQSDSNTKPEYIMGHSMQAVSMLVRAAQSVFAVPLAVRIHEGLVWSNRDRRTLLDKMISLLGIVSVQQPFYFVADAYYAAGKIVKGLRDRDNHLVTRVKSNAVACAPYVQQGPRKRGRPRRYGEKIKLKSLLADPQALQSAPSPVYGEHNVTIHYRVCDLLWPAYGQLVRFVAVTHPSRGSCLLMCTDLSLDAVEIIRLYGLRFKIEYSFKQAVHRIGTFAYHFWMQDMKPLARRNGDQYLHRESLEYRNAVKRKIHAYHVFMHAGIVCQGLLHYLAAVFPSQVWSSFGSWLRTIRPGIPPSELVVANALRQCLPEFLVNSAKTHFFAKFIAERQDPDTFEMFRLGT; encoded by the coding sequence ATGAAACTCTGGACGGCTTGGTGGGACGCGATCTGGCTGCTACGCCCAGCGTTTTCTCGCCTGCGCAGCTTCATGTGGTTCGCAACTGTCGTCGCTGGCTTGACTGTGCGCACCGAGTTGCTGGGCGTGACCAGCATCGTGCGGGCTCTCAAACTGCGGCCAGCCCTGTACAACAAGCTGCGTGACAGCCTGCATAGCGACGCCGTGCAGCTCGATCAGCTTTCAGCGCTGTGGACCCAGACGGTGCTGCGCCTGTTCCCTGACCCGCTACGCGTCAATGGCCGACTGGTTTTGGTCGGCGATGGCATCAAGGTGGCCAAGAGCGGCAGGAAGATGCCCGGCGTCAAGCTGCTGCATCAACAGTCCGACTCCAACACCAAGCCCGAATACATCATGGGGCACTCGATGCAGGCGGTCAGTATGCTTGTGCGGGCCGCCCAGAGCGTCTTCGCCGTACCGCTGGCCGTGCGTATTCACGAAGGTCTGGTGTGGTCCAACCGCGATCGGCGTACCTTGCTCGACAAGATGATCTCGCTGCTTGGCATCGTCTCGGTGCAGCAGCCGTTCTACTTCGTGGCCGATGCCTACTACGCTGCTGGCAAGATCGTCAAAGGCCTGCGCGATCGGGACAACCACCTGGTCACACGCGTGAAGTCCAATGCAGTCGCCTGTGCCCCGTACGTGCAGCAGGGACCGCGCAAACGGGGGCGTCCCAGGCGCTACGGTGAGAAGATCAAACTCAAATCGCTACTGGCTGATCCCCAGGCCTTGCAATCCGCCCCCAGTCCGGTCTATGGCGAGCACAATGTCACCATTCACTATCGGGTCTGCGATCTGCTGTGGCCGGCGTACGGTCAGCTGGTTCGCTTCGTGGCAGTGACTCACCCAAGCAGGGGTTCGTGTCTGCTGATGTGCACCGACCTCAGTCTGGATGCCGTCGAGATCATCCGCCTGTATGGATTGCGCTTCAAGATCGAGTACAGCTTCAAACAGGCGGTGCATCGGATCGGCACATTCGCGTACCACTTCTGGATGCAGGACATGAAGCCGCTCGCCCGCCGAAACGGCGATCAATACCTTCATCGCGAGTCACTCGAGTACCGCAACGCCGTCAAGCGCAAGATCCACGCGTACCACGTCTTTATGCACGCTGGCATCGTCTGTCAGGGACTGCTTCACTATCTGGCAGCGGTGTTCCCTTCACAGGTCTGGAGTTCCTTTGGATCCTGGCTGCGCACTATCCGCCCCGGCATCCCTCCATCGGAGTTGGTCGTCGCCAACGCACTACGTCAATGCCTGCCCGAATTTCTCGTGAATAGCGCCAAAACCCATTTCTTCGCAAAATTCATCGCAGAAAGGCAGGACCCCGACACATTCGAGATGTTCCGCCTGGGCACATAG
- a CDS encoding MFS transporter, translating to MGNETIAGVGLSGGRTASHRWKVLGVGFAANASFSAAFSGIPTTAVFLRSGYHLGNDGLGLVLGMLGLGIAVSELPWGLLTDRWGDRRVLLLGLLSTAAALAGLALFVVPAGAHVPSVTALALGLLLVGLLGGSVNGSSGRAVMAWFREGERGLAMSIRQTAVPAGGGLGALLLPVLASRFGFASAYAGLALACAITAAFAWRWLHEPSHTGADGAREAHDAPAGGMRARVSPLRDIGVWRVALGAGVLCVPQLAVLTFGTVFLHDFSRAGVRAISVTMAAVQTGAAIARVWSGGWTDRRGNRRSYMRICSLLTAVLFASLALLTGLAGMHHATLTVIFALMVVLAGVSASAWHGVAFTELATLAGTNRAGTALAIGNTCVFLTLFVTPLAIPPLLTVGSWPMVWAVASVCALIALPVFPRAARESKVRAARACDAT from the coding sequence ATGGGAAACGAAACGATTGCAGGCGTAGGGTTATCCGGCGGGCGAACGGCAAGCCATCGGTGGAAGGTGCTCGGCGTCGGATTTGCCGCGAACGCGAGTTTCTCGGCGGCATTTTCGGGAATTCCGACGACGGCGGTTTTCTTGCGCTCGGGCTATCACCTTGGCAATGACGGGCTGGGCCTCGTGCTCGGCATGCTCGGTCTGGGCATCGCGGTCAGCGAGTTGCCATGGGGGCTGCTAACCGACCGCTGGGGCGACCGGCGCGTGTTGCTCCTCGGACTGCTTTCAACCGCTGCCGCGCTCGCCGGCCTCGCGCTGTTCGTCGTGCCGGCCGGTGCGCACGTGCCGAGCGTGACCGCGCTCGCGCTCGGCCTGTTGCTGGTCGGCCTGCTCGGTGGCAGTGTCAACGGTTCGAGCGGCCGCGCGGTGATGGCCTGGTTTCGCGAAGGCGAGCGCGGCCTCGCCATGAGTATTCGCCAGACTGCGGTGCCGGCGGGCGGCGGCCTCGGCGCCTTGCTGCTGCCGGTGCTCGCGTCCCGTTTCGGTTTCGCGAGCGCCTATGCCGGGCTGGCGCTGGCCTGCGCGATCACGGCCGCGTTCGCATGGCGCTGGCTGCACGAACCTTCTCATACCGGTGCGGACGGCGCGCGCGAAGCCCACGACGCGCCGGCAGGCGGCATGCGCGCCCGGGTCTCGCCGTTGCGCGACATCGGCGTCTGGCGCGTGGCGCTCGGTGCCGGCGTGTTGTGCGTGCCGCAACTCGCCGTCTTGACCTTCGGGACAGTGTTTCTGCACGATTTCAGCCGCGCCGGGGTGCGGGCGATCAGCGTGACGATGGCGGCGGTGCAGACGGGCGCCGCGATCGCGCGGGTCTGGAGCGGCGGTTGGACCGACCGGCGCGGCAATCGCCGGAGCTACATGCGAATCTGCAGTCTGCTGACGGCGGTGCTGTTCGCCTCGCTCGCGCTGCTGACAGGCCTCGCCGGCATGCATCACGCGACGCTGACAGTGATATTCGCGCTCATGGTCGTGTTGGCCGGCGTGAGCGCGTCGGCATGGCACGGCGTGGCCTTTACTGAACTCGCCACGCTGGCAGGGACGAACCGCGCCGGCACGGCGCTGGCAATCGGCAACACCTGCGTGTTTCTCACGCTGTTCGTGACACCGCTGGCGATTCCCCCGCTGCTGACGGTGGGTTCGTGGCCGATGGTGTGGGCCGTGGCCAGTGTGTGCGCATTGATCGCGCTGCCGGTGTTTCCGCGCGCGGCACGTGAAAGCAAGGTGAGGGCGGCACGCGCTTGCGACGCAACCTGA
- a CDS encoding LysR family transcriptional regulator produces MSQRGFDLTQLRTFVAVAESGSVSAGAERVFLSQSSVSEQLKKLEERAGQPLFIRSKQGVSATPAGSRLLDHARRIIAMSEAAFEDLQGRSLDGELRIAITDYYRPHDIARILKTFSEQHPRLKLHVTVLPSAVIDSNAGDDASFDIGLSLRLVTNNTRAAGRRPRAPSTVVRRERLLWVSAADSPPRPVTPYSLVLLPSSCQLQRFVVKLLDEHKVPYVVSHSASGVAGLQLALKAGLGMSCLNESSIGGGVVACPASVGLPALPAVEFHLLPGRIGESERVSNARTALTRLFS; encoded by the coding sequence ATGAGCCAGCGTGGATTCGACCTGACGCAGTTGCGGACCTTCGTCGCCGTCGCGGAATCGGGCAGCGTCTCGGCGGGCGCGGAACGCGTGTTCCTGTCGCAGTCTTCCGTCAGCGAGCAGTTGAAGAAGCTGGAGGAGCGCGCCGGCCAGCCGCTCTTCATACGCAGCAAGCAGGGCGTCAGCGCCACGCCCGCCGGCAGCCGCCTGCTCGACCATGCGCGGCGCATCATCGCGATGAGCGAAGCCGCCTTCGAAGATCTGCAAGGCCGCTCGCTCGACGGCGAGTTGCGCATCGCGATCACGGACTACTACCGGCCGCACGACATCGCGCGCATTCTCAAAACGTTCTCGGAACAGCACCCGCGCCTGAAGCTGCACGTCACCGTGCTGCCGAGCGCGGTGATCGACAGCAATGCGGGCGACGATGCGTCTTTCGACATCGGCCTCTCTCTGCGGCTCGTCACGAACAACACGCGCGCCGCCGGCCGACGCCCCCGCGCGCCGAGCACGGTTGTGCGTCGCGAAAGACTGCTGTGGGTCAGCGCGGCGGATTCACCTCCGCGGCCGGTGACGCCTTATTCGCTCGTGTTGCTGCCGTCGAGCTGCCAGTTGCAGCGGTTCGTGGTGAAACTGCTCGATGAGCACAAGGTGCCGTATGTGGTGTCGCACTCGGCTTCCGGCGTGGCCGGCTTGCAACTCGCGCTGAAAGCGGGGCTCGGCATGTCCTGCCTGAACGAGTCGTCGATCGGCGGCGGCGTCGTGGCCTGTCCGGCGAGCGTCGGCTTGCCCGCGTTGCCCGCCGTGGAGTTCCATCTGCTACCTGGACGAATCGGCGAAAGCGAACGTGTGAGCAATGCGCGCACGGCGTTGACGCGCCTCTTCAGCTGA
- a CDS encoding c-type cytochrome: protein MHRRTIGSSVLLVFYVMWSGVALAATDASSAMPSAMDERVRACTSCHGVQGQGLNNDYFPRIAGKPAEYLFNQLTAFRDGGRTYPPMGYLLAFLPDDYLRKISQYFADLQPPYPNADQSEVAPAVLAAGQRLVTQGDPARKIPACIACHGARMTGTQPGIPGLLGLHASYIAGQMGTWRSGTRHALAPDCMHSIAVKLTDKDITAVSSWLARQPRPADPRPAPASGQRLPLACGSQPQ, encoded by the coding sequence GTGCATCGTAGAACTATCGGATCGTCGGTTCTGTTAGTGTTTTACGTCATGTGGAGCGGCGTGGCGCTCGCCGCCACCGACGCGTCCAGCGCCATGCCCTCGGCCATGGACGAACGCGTGCGCGCCTGCACCTCATGTCATGGCGTGCAGGGCCAAGGCCTGAACAACGACTACTTTCCGCGCATTGCCGGCAAACCGGCCGAGTATCTGTTCAATCAGTTGACCGCATTCCGCGACGGCGGCCGCACCTATCCGCCAATGGGCTATCTGCTTGCCTTCCTGCCCGACGACTATCTGCGCAAGATCAGCCAGTACTTCGCCGATCTGCAACCGCCGTATCCCAACGCCGATCAGAGCGAGGTCGCGCCTGCGGTGCTCGCCGCCGGCCAGCGCCTCGTCACGCAGGGCGATCCGGCCCGCAAGATACCGGCGTGCATCGCGTGCCACGGCGCGCGCATGACCGGCACGCAGCCGGGTATTCCCGGCCTGCTCGGTCTGCACGCGAGCTACATCGCCGGGCAGATGGGCACGTGGCGTTCGGGCACGCGGCACGCGCTCGCGCCGGACTGCATGCATTCCATCGCGGTCAAGCTCACCGACAAGGACATCACCGCGGTATCGAGCTGGCTGGCGCGCCAGCCGCGTCCGGCTGATCCGCGGCCCGCTCCGGCGTCCGGCCAGCGGCTGCCTCTTGCATGCGGGAGCCAACCGCAATGA
- a CDS encoding c-type cytochrome, with the protein MKPTLRSPGSLRALRTALLTALLALTKSRRAQAPLVSGLLAAGLIVAGSAALMRASHTPLIADARAAETTAASAGGNADTRPDIVKRGEYLARAGDCVACHTAPRGKLFAGGLAMETPFGTLYSPNITPDAQYGIGTWSQDAFFKMMRTGRTPDGTLIYPAMPIAQYTKVTREDSDAIFAYLQTVTPVRQPNHKHTLRFPFNQRNLLYGWRTLYFREGEFQPDPTKSVEWNRGAYLVEGLGHCTMCHTKINMLGGSSQSEQFAGGLIPVQNWYAPSLTSDKDGGLGDWSTKDIVDLLQAGISDRGAVYGPMAEVTYHSLQYMSTDDIKAMAVYLKTLPDKSGRKSGPSAPTNTNVFALGEKIYADKCALCHGAKGEGKLQHYPPLAGNQSIEMDSSVNPIRIVLNGGFPPGTMRNPEPYGMPPFGHELSDTEAAAVVTYIRTAWGNHGQPVTSRDVNALRDAPLH; encoded by the coding sequence ATGAAGCCGACACTCCGCTCTCCAGGCTCTTTGCGCGCGCTGCGTACTGCCTTGCTCACCGCTTTGCTCGCCTTGACGAAGAGCCGGCGCGCGCAAGCGCCGCTCGTGTCCGGCCTGCTGGCCGCCGGCCTGATCGTGGCCGGCAGCGCCGCGCTCATGCGCGCTTCGCATACGCCGCTAATCGCCGACGCACGCGCCGCCGAAACCACGGCGGCATCCGCGGGCGGCAACGCCGACACGCGCCCCGACATCGTCAAACGCGGCGAGTATCTGGCGCGCGCCGGCGACTGCGTCGCCTGCCATACCGCGCCGCGCGGCAAACTGTTCGCGGGCGGCCTTGCCATGGAAACGCCGTTCGGCACGCTGTATTCGCCGAACATCACACCGGACGCGCAGTACGGCATCGGCACGTGGAGCCAGGACGCATTCTTCAAGATGATGCGCACCGGCCGCACGCCGGACGGCACGCTGATCTATCCGGCAATGCCGATCGCTCAATACACCAAGGTCACGCGCGAGGACTCGGACGCGATCTTCGCCTATCTGCAAACCGTCACGCCGGTTCGTCAGCCGAATCACAAACACACGCTGCGCTTCCCGTTCAATCAGCGCAACCTGCTCTACGGCTGGCGCACGCTGTATTTCCGCGAGGGCGAGTTCCAGCCCGATCCGACCAAATCGGTCGAATGGAACCGCGGGGCGTATCTGGTCGAAGGGCTCGGGCACTGCACGATGTGCCACACCAAGATCAACATGCTCGGCGGCTCGTCGCAAAGCGAACAGTTCGCGGGCGGCCTGATCCCGGTGCAGAACTGGTACGCTCCCTCGCTGACCTCGGACAAGGACGGCGGCCTCGGCGACTGGAGCACCAAGGACATCGTCGATCTGCTGCAAGCGGGCATTTCCGACCGCGGCGCCGTGTATGGGCCGATGGCCGAAGTCACGTACCACAGCCTGCAGTACATGAGCACCGACGACATCAAGGCAATGGCGGTTTATCTCAAGACCTTGCCCGACAAGAGCGGCCGCAAGTCCGGGCCGTCGGCGCCGACCAACACCAACGTGTTCGCGCTCGGCGAAAAAATCTACGCCGACAAATGCGCGCTCTGCCACGGCGCGAAGGGCGAAGGAAAGTTGCAGCACTACCCGCCGCTCGCCGGCAATCAGTCGATCGAAATGGACTCCTCGGTCAACCCGATTCGCATCGTGCTCAACGGCGGATTCCCGCCGGGCACGATGCGCAATCCGGAACCGTACGGCATGCCGCCTTTCGGTCACGAACTGAGCGACACCGAGGCTGCTGCCGTGGTCACCTATATCCGCACGGCGTGGGGCAATCACGGCCAACCCGTGACGTCCCGCGACGTCAACGCGTTGCGCGACGCGCCGCTGCATTGA
- a CDS encoding cytochrome C oxidase subunit II, whose amino-acid sequence MSTDSNHQPGGGHAVALRAERRWAIFAVALIVLMLAVIVYSGLHWAMMPPSRVETIDPSRLQLSGEFVEDNLGSAVEPDGSVVVRFIAQQYSFTPQCLLVPADTPITIRTTSADVVHGLLVTDTNINTMVVPGYVATLNTRFDTPADHTMPCHEFCGFGHQAMWAHVKVVDKATFFEQARQSRRLSCVSR is encoded by the coding sequence ATGTCGACCGATTCCAATCACCAACCGGGCGGCGGCCACGCGGTCGCCTTACGCGCCGAGCGCCGCTGGGCCATTTTCGCCGTCGCGCTGATCGTGCTGATGCTGGCCGTCATCGTGTATTCAGGACTCCATTGGGCGATGATGCCGCCCTCGCGCGTCGAAACGATCGATCCGTCGCGCCTGCAACTGTCCGGCGAATTCGTCGAAGACAATCTGGGCAGCGCGGTCGAGCCGGACGGCTCGGTGGTCGTGCGCTTCATCGCGCAGCAATACTCGTTCACGCCGCAATGCCTGCTGGTGCCCGCCGACACGCCGATCACGATCCGCACCACCAGCGCGGATGTCGTGCACGGCCTGCTCGTCACCGACACCAACATCAACACGATGGTCGTGCCCGGCTACGTCGCCACGCTGAACACGCGCTTCGACACGCCCGCGGATCACACCATGCCGTGCCACGAGTTCTGCGGCTTCGGCCATCAAGCCATGTGGGCGCACGTGAAAGTCGTCGACAAAGCCACCTTCTTCGAGCAGGCCCGACAATCACGGAGGCTGAGCTGTGTTTCACGCTAA
- a CDS encoding b(o/a)3-type cytochrome-c oxidase subunit 1, translating to MFHAKRLVLAHFWLAFIAFLVALLLGAWQMLVRSPLVPWVGDPELYYRSVTAHGSVMAYVLPTLVSMGFGYAIVELALAQRLVGLKWAWAAFIMLAVGAVMAMVPVALGQASVLYTFYPPMIGSPFYYLGVVLVVVGSWIWVALMHVNLRVWKRANPGKPVPLAMFANVAGAYLWAWTAVGAALEILFQILPVAFGLTNTIDAGLSRILFSWTLHAIVYFWLIPAYIAYYTLVPRAIGGRLYSDSMARVSFILFLVFAMPIGIHHLFADPQVGSGFKFLHAVFTGMVSVPTLLTVFTICASVEIAGRLRGGKGAFGWITALPWHNPMMLVVAFSFVMLGLGGAGGLINMSYQLNSTVHNTQWVTGHFHLIFGGAIVIMYFAIAYELWPQLTGRALVSVRLVRTQLWLWFIGMMVVTLPWHYVGLLGAPRRMAYYDYNTPGMQSQAFWVGMSAVGGLILVASGVLFVYILVKSQFGPAVQQQGFRFASAAQPVERVPAALNSFGLWVALMIGLTVVNYSVPIVQLLRLPQTSVPAVVVGAQR from the coding sequence GTGTTTCACGCTAAGCGACTCGTTCTCGCGCATTTCTGGCTCGCCTTCATCGCGTTTCTGGTCGCGCTGCTGCTCGGCGCCTGGCAGATGCTGGTGCGCAGCCCACTCGTGCCGTGGGTCGGCGATCCCGAGCTGTACTACCGTTCGGTGACCGCGCACGGCTCGGTGATGGCCTACGTGCTGCCCACGCTGGTTTCCATGGGTTTCGGCTACGCGATTGTCGAACTCGCGCTCGCGCAGCGCCTCGTCGGTCTCAAATGGGCATGGGCCGCCTTCATCATGCTGGCGGTCGGCGCGGTGATGGCGATGGTGCCGGTGGCGCTCGGCCAGGCCTCGGTGCTCTACACCTTCTATCCACCGATGATCGGCAGTCCCTTCTATTACCTCGGCGTGGTGCTGGTGGTGGTGGGCTCGTGGATCTGGGTCGCGCTGATGCACGTCAACCTGCGCGTCTGGAAGCGCGCCAATCCGGGCAAGCCGGTGCCGCTCGCGATGTTCGCCAACGTGGCGGGCGCCTATCTGTGGGCATGGACGGCCGTCGGCGCGGCGCTGGAAATCCTGTTCCAGATCCTGCCGGTCGCGTTCGGCCTGACCAACACGATCGACGCCGGCCTCTCACGCATCCTGTTCTCCTGGACGCTGCACGCGATCGTCTACTTCTGGCTGATTCCGGCATATATCGCCTACTACACGCTGGTGCCGCGCGCGATCGGCGGCCGGCTCTATAGCGATTCGATGGCGCGCGTATCGTTCATCCTGTTCCTCGTCTTCGCGATGCCGATCGGCATCCACCACCTGTTCGCCGATCCGCAGGTCGGCTCCGGCTTCAAGTTCCTGCATGCCGTCTTCACCGGCATGGTGTCGGTGCCGACGCTGCTGACGGTGTTCACGATTTGCGCGTCGGTCGAAATCGCCGGCAGACTGCGCGGCGGCAAGGGCGCATTCGGCTGGATCACCGCGCTGCCCTGGCACAACCCGATGATGCTGGTGGTCGCGTTTTCGTTCGTGATGCTCGGACTCGGCGGCGCGGGCGGCCTGATCAACATGAGCTATCAGTTGAACTCGACCGTGCACAACACGCAGTGGGTCACCGGGCACTTCCATCTGATCTTCGGCGGCGCGATCGTCATCATGTACTTCGCGATCGCCTACGAACTGTGGCCGCAGCTGACCGGCCGCGCGCTCGTGTCGGTCAGGCTGGTGCGCACGCAGTTGTGGCTGTGGTTCATCGGCATGATGGTCGTGACGCTGCCGTGGCACTACGTCGGCCTGCTCGGCGCGCCGCGCCGCATGGCCTATTACGACTACAACACGCCGGGCATGCAGTCGCAGGCGTTCTGGGTCGGCATGTCGGCGGTGGGCGGATTGATTCTGGTGGCGTCCGGCGTGCTGTTCGTCTACATCCTCGTCAAATCGCAATTCGGCCCGGCGGTCCAGCAGCAAGGCTTCCGCTTTGCGAGCGCGGCGCAGCCGGTGGAGCGCGTGCCGGCCGCGCTCAACAGCTTCGGCTTGTGGGTGGCGTTGATGATCGGCCTCACGGTCGTCAACTACAGTGTGCCGATCGTGCAGTTGCTCAGACTGCCGCAGACCTCCGTGCCGGCAGTCGTCGTCGGAGCGCAGCGATGA
- a CDS encoding c-type cytochrome has translation MNHERVFSLRNPWFTLSVGGTLAIAVVSILIGFIWLPSANNTFGDRGLWATICSAAGAPSSWYGGANLTGPAPSEVVVLPPPRRVRADANSIGRGATIATQNCSMCHGVLGTVQVTAPALAGQYADVVYKELRDYQSGVRQNAIMQPIIAARSDQDLHDLAAYYASLPRAPAAESQPTGVEPDANAVKLAMQGDPQRNIAPCAACHGQLDRKGAAPWLGGQSSIYLAAQMRAFASGARHNDINEQMRNVSRQMTSAEIDSLAKYYAAMQ, from the coding sequence ATGAATCATGAACGCGTCTTCAGCTTGCGCAACCCGTGGTTCACGTTGAGCGTGGGCGGCACGCTGGCGATTGCCGTCGTGTCGATACTGATCGGCTTCATCTGGCTGCCTTCGGCGAACAACACGTTCGGCGACCGCGGCTTATGGGCGACGATCTGCAGTGCCGCGGGCGCGCCGTCGAGCTGGTACGGCGGCGCCAATCTCACCGGCCCGGCGCCGAGCGAAGTGGTGGTCTTGCCGCCGCCACGGCGCGTGCGGGCCGACGCGAATTCGATCGGCCGCGGCGCGACGATAGCGACACAGAATTGCTCGATGTGCCACGGGGTGCTGGGCACGGTGCAGGTGACGGCGCCCGCATTGGCCGGCCAATATGCCGACGTGGTCTACAAAGAGTTGCGCGACTACCAGAGCGGCGTGCGCCAGAACGCGATCATGCAACCGATCATTGCGGCACGCAGCGATCAGGATCTGCACGATCTCGCGGCCTACTACGCATCGCTGCCGCGAGCCCCCGCGGCGGAGTCGCAACCCACCGGTGTGGAACCGGACGCGAATGCGGTGAAGCTCGCCATGCAGGGCGATCCGCAGCGCAATATCGCCCCTTGCGCCGCATGTCACGGTCAGCTCGACCGCAAGGGCGCGGCGCCGTGGCTGGGCGGCCAATCGTCGATCTATCTCGCGGCGCAGATGCGCGCCTTTGCTTCCGGCGCCAGACACAACGATATCAATGAGCAGATGCGCAACGTGTCGCGGCAGATGACGTCCGCCGAGATCGACAGTCTGGCCAAATATTACGCGGCCATGCAGTAG